One window of the Candidatus Jettenia sp. genome contains the following:
- a CDS encoding ABC transporter ATP-binding protein produces MIEVQGLCMHYGPTVALDNVSFTVGRGEIVGLLGPNGAGKTTTMRILATHIMPVSGSAKIGEFDVLKNPMKVRSILGYLPENAPLYPEMEVAEYLNFVSQARNLTGKMKKDRIDWVLIHCNIKNVYYRPIGELSKGYRQRVGLAQALIHDPKVLILDEPTSGLDPVQIMSIRRLIRELAKEKTIILSTHVLQEAASVSDKLVIIDRGRIVGKGTVDELAQSMQSRSSLHFTVRAPAHEVRKSLSVMPKITRVDVVSEKEGIVDTLVESNTKDGIWEELSAIARMNGWSIKEIRECSLSLEDVFLSLVDKEKIEG; encoded by the coding sequence ATGATTGAAGTGCAAGGACTTTGTATGCATTATGGTCCGACGGTAGCGTTAGATAATGTCTCCTTTACCGTAGGAAGGGGAGAAATAGTAGGGCTTCTGGGACCAAATGGTGCAGGTAAGACAACAACCATGAGAATTCTTGCCACACATATCATGCCGGTTAGTGGTTCAGCAAAAATCGGTGAATTTGATGTATTGAAAAATCCTATGAAAGTACGCAGCATCCTGGGATATTTGCCTGAGAATGCACCCTTATATCCTGAAATGGAGGTTGCTGAATATCTCAATTTTGTCTCACAGGCAAGAAACCTTACCGGGAAAATGAAAAAGGATCGCATAGATTGGGTTCTGATACACTGTAATATTAAAAACGTTTATTACCGCCCCATAGGCGAATTGTCTAAGGGATACAGACAAAGAGTGGGTCTGGCACAGGCATTAATACATGATCCTAAAGTGTTGATTCTGGATGAACCGACCTCTGGGCTTGATCCTGTGCAGATTATGAGTATTAGAAGACTCATTCGTGAACTGGCCAAGGAAAAAACGATTATCCTGAGTACACATGTCCTGCAGGAAGCCGCATCCGTCAGCGATAAACTCGTTATTATTGATCGCGGCCGTATTGTAGGCAAGGGTACTGTAGATGAGTTAGCTCAATCCATGCAATCGCGTTCTTCTTTACACTTTACCGTAAGGGCACCTGCTCATGAAGTAAGGAAATCTTTATCTGTAATGCCCAAAATTACGAGAGTAGATGTTGTAAGTGAAAAAGAGGGTATTGTGGATACCCTGGTAGAAAGTAATACAAAGGATGGTATCTGGGAAGAGCTCTCTGCTATTGCGCGTATGAATGGTTGGAGTATCAAAGAGATACGTGAGTGTTCCCTTTCTCTTGAAGATGTATTTCTATCGCTCGTCGATAAAGAAAAAATAGAAGGATAA